A window from Cryobacterium sp. SO1 encodes these proteins:
- a CDS encoding carbohydrate ABC transporter permease: MARPIQARTPARTHRRRGATKRKTVEYTIRYALLMFVFVLLVGPFIWQFGTSLKGAGESIYTANPFPASPTLANYGMVADTIPVFRYLGNSLVVATSSAILNCVLASLAGYVLARMRFRGRTLVDLVFLATIIIPFEVIMVSVFLTSRSLGLVDSLLGVILPTAVTGLSILIMRTAFMALPREIEEAAMIDGASDWQRFIRVALPSVQGSLVVVAIFAFVFAWDDFLWPLVILKDSANFTLTVGIQYLSGTFTSNQRVVAAGTMIAVIPLLVLFFSLQRWFFRGVGEGGLKG, translated from the coding sequence ATGGCGCGCCCGATTCAGGCGCGCACCCCCGCACGCACGCACCGGCGCCGCGGCGCCACCAAACGCAAAACCGTGGAATACACGATCCGCTACGCACTACTCATGTTCGTGTTCGTGCTTCTGGTCGGCCCGTTCATCTGGCAGTTCGGCACGTCGCTGAAGGGAGCAGGCGAATCGATCTACACGGCGAATCCCTTCCCGGCTTCGCCGACCCTCGCGAATTACGGCATGGTCGCCGACACGATTCCCGTCTTCCGGTACCTCGGCAATTCCCTCGTCGTCGCGACGTCCTCCGCGATTCTGAACTGCGTGCTGGCCTCCCTGGCCGGCTATGTGCTCGCTCGGATGCGCTTTCGCGGCCGTACCCTCGTGGATCTGGTCTTCCTCGCAACGATCATTATCCCCTTCGAGGTGATCATGGTCTCCGTCTTCCTCACCTCCAGGTCGTTGGGCCTGGTCGACAGCCTGCTCGGGGTTATTCTGCCCACGGCCGTCACGGGGCTGTCCATCCTCATCATGCGCACAGCCTTCATGGCCCTGCCTCGAGAGATCGAAGAAGCCGCCATGATCGATGGCGCCTCGGACTGGCAACGGTTCATCCGCGTGGCACTGCCTTCCGTGCAGGGATCCCTCGTCGTGGTCGCGATCTTCGCTTTTGTGTTCGCTTGGGACGATTTTCTCTGGCCCCTGGTCATCCTCAAAGATTCCGCGAACTTCACCCTCACAGTCGGCATCCAATACCTGTCCGGCACCTTCACCAGCAACCAGAGAGTGGTGGCGGCCGGCACAATGATTGCCGTGATTCCCCTGCTCGTGCTCTTCTTTTCCCTGCAGAGATGGTTTTTCCGTGGAGTCGGCGAAGGAGGCCTCAAAGGATGA